A genomic window from Populus nigra chromosome 7, ddPopNigr1.1, whole genome shotgun sequence includes:
- the LOC133699676 gene encoding protein RTF1 homolog translates to MADLENLLLEAAGRTGKSGRNRNSILPSRRRKREGSYSDGGSDSRDDDSDDDRGYANRKPSGSQVPLKKRLETNERDEEEGSQDEGDYDGVGSDRGGGSSDESDIGDDLYKDEDDRKKLAQMSELDRELILADRADKKGDKHLTEKIRLKRDNDKPTRSRKETPPLPSSRGVRSSARSADRAAAKDDALNELRAKRLKQQDPEAHRKLRDVSRGSAGSRGFSQVKKNNFTSASLSSSSSESGSRSHSEDEGSTGDGGMADSDEDVEPGSKGPTYEDIKEITIRRTKLAKWFMEPWFEELIIGCFVRVGIGRSKSGPVYRLCMVRNVDAAEPDKPYKLENKSTYKYLNVTWGSDTSAARWQMAMVSDSGPTEEEYKQWVREVECGGGRLPSKQDILEKKEAIRKSNTFVYSAATVKQMLQEKKSASSRPLNVAAEKDRLRRELEIAQSKHDEAEVERINARIEELEASRQAKVKDAKAIRLAEMNRKNRVENFRNASEMKPVNTGLKAGEAGYDPFSRRWTRSRNYYVSKPAEADDPVATKISEANETVAVAASNQVVAGVMSEAGVAATEAALEAAADAGKLVDTSAPVDQGTESNTMHSFELEISLIALQEFGGPQGAQAGFMARKQRIEATVGCRVPENDGRRHALTLTVGDYKRRRGLL, encoded by the coding sequence ATGGCTGATTTAGAAAATTTGCTGCTTGAGGCGGCGGGAAGGACTGGGAAATCAGGAAGAAACAGGAATTCGATACTGCCTTCCAGGAGGCGAAAACGCGAGGGTTCATATTCTGATGGTGGAAGTGATTCTAGAGATGATGATTCTGATGATGATCGCGGGTATGCGAATAGGAAGCCATCAGGGTCTCAAGTGCCTTTGAAGAAGAGATTGGAGACTAACGAGAGGGATGAGGAGGAGGGTAGTCAGGATGAAGGTGATTATGATGGTGTTGGTTCGGATCGTGGGGGTGGAAGTAGTGATGAATCTGATATTGGTGATGATCTTTACAAAGATGAGGATGATAGAAAGAAGCTTGCTCAAATGAGTGAACTTGACAGGGAGTTGATATTGGCGGATCGAGCAGACAAGAAAGGGGATAAGCATTTGACTGAGAAGATTAGATTGAAAAGGGACAATGATAAGCCAACCCGATCTAGAAAAGAGACTCCACCTCTTCCATCGTCTCGTGGAGTGCGTTCATCAGCTAGGTCTGCTGACAGGGCAGCTGCTAAAGATGATGCATTGAATGAATTGAGAGCAAAACGTTTAAAGCAGCAGGATCCTGAGGCTCATCGCAAGTTGAGGGATGTGTCTAGAGGATCCGCTGGCAGCCGGGGTTTTTCAcaagtcaagaaaaataatttcactTCAGCAAGTCTGAGTAGCTCCAGTAGTGAGAGTGGAAGTAGATCTCACAGTGAGGATGAAGGGTCAACAGGTGATGGTGGAATGGCAGACAGTGATGAGGATGTGGAACCCGGGTCCAAGGGACCAACTTATGaagatataaaagaaattaccaTTCGGAGAACCAAACTTGCGAAATGGTTTATGGAGCCTTGGTTTGAAGAATTGATTATTGGTTGTTTCGTGAGGGTTGGGATAGGTAGGTCAAAGTCTGGGCCTGTGTACAGGCTCTGCATGGTCCGGAATGTTGATGCTGCTGAACCTGACAAGCCATACAAGCTGGAGAACAAATCAACTTATAAGTATTTGAATGTTACTTGGGGTTCTGACACCTCTGCTGCCAGGTGGCAGATGGCTATGGTTTCAGATTCTGGACCAACTGAGGAAGAGTATAAACAGTGGGTTAGAGAGGTGGAGTGTGGTGGTGGCAGGTTGCCAAGCAAACAGGATATCTTGGAAAAGAAGGAGGCCATAAGAAAATCAAACACTTTTGTGTACTCGGCAGCCACTGTGAAGCAGATGTTGCAGGAGAAAAAATCTGCCTCGTCGAGACCATTAAATGTCGCTGCTGAGAAGGACAGGTTGAGGAGGGAGTTGGAAATTGCGCAGAGCAAGCATGACGAGGCAGAGGTAGAGAGGATCAATGCAAGAATTGAGGAACTGGAGGCATCTCGGCAGGCTAAGGTGAAAGATGCTAAGGCTATTAGGTTGGCAGAAATGAACAGAAAGAACAGAGTTGAGAATTTTAGAAATGCATCCGAAATGAAGCCAGTAAATACAGGTCTAAAAGCCGGGGAAGCTGGGTATGATCCATTTTCAAGGAGATGGACTAGGTCAAGGAAttattatgtttcaaaacctGCTGAAGCAGATGATCCCGTTGCAACTAAAATTAGCGAGGCAAATGAGACAGTGGCAGTTGCAGCTAGTAATCAAGTTGTAGCAGGGGTGATGTCAGAGGCTGGTGTGGCTGCTACAGAAGCTGCCTTGGAAGCGGCAGCTGATGCTGGGAAGTTGGTTGATACCAGTGCTCCTGTGGATCAAGGCACTGAGTCAAATACAATGCACAGCTTTGAGCTTGAAATCTCACTTATTGCACTGCAGGAGTTTGGAGGACCTCAGGGCGCTCAGGCAGGGTTCATGGCTAGGAAACAGAGGATAGAAGCAACTGTTGGATGCCGCGTCCCTGAGAATGATGGGAGAAGACACGCACTGACCTTGACGGTTGG